The following are encoded together in the Triticum dicoccoides isolate Atlit2015 ecotype Zavitan chromosome 6B, WEW_v2.0, whole genome shotgun sequence genome:
- the LOC119322182 gene encoding uncharacterized protein LOC119322182 has translation MSSSSPASHPSWPRYGPVLLTRCPDCPRKEPLKRFTYVKEDHGNCGRDFVKCESRPQQGQVLEKCGHFEWLDVYIERLQLDGLIGANQELNSGPLAVEPENLADRAIPMMGNAELKGELKKISKELKQMVDLKQQANMMVGGFYCCTIVMGFF, from the exons ATGTCTAGCTCCAGTCCAGCCTCCCACCCATCATGGCCGCGGTATGGTCCAGTGCTGCTGACAAGATGCCCCGACTGCCCGCGCAAGGAGCCACTGAAGCGGTTTACCTATGTGAAGGAAGACCATGGCAACTGTGGGCGCGATTTCGTCAAGTGCGAGAGCAGGCCACAACAGGGGCAG GTTCTGGAGAAATGTGGGCATTTCGAGTGGCTCGATGTGTACATTGAGAGGCTACAATTGGATGGATTAATTGGTGCAAACCAGGAGCTCAATTCGGGGCCGCTTGCTGTGGAGCCCGAGAATTTGGCGGACAGAGCCATTCCGATGATGGGCAATGCTGAACTGAAGGGGGAATTGAAGAAAATAAGCAAGgaactgaagcagatggtcgatttGAAGCAGCAAGCAAATATGATGGTTGGAGGATTTTATTGTTGTACCATTGTTATGGGTTTCTTTTAG
- the LOC119323446 gene encoding potassium transporter 19-like: MSVEPAEGAETLARHDSLYGDAEKVSGDRRHGSGASWRQTVLLAFQSIGVVYGDLGTSPLYTYSGTFPDGIRHLDDLLGVLSLILYTLILLPLLKYVFIVLYANDNGDGGTFALYSLISRYAKIRMIPNQQAEDASVSNYSIQEPSSKTKRAQWVKQRLESSKAARIALFTVTILGTSMVMGDGSLTPAISVLSAVSGIREKAPHLTQLQVVWISVAILFLLFSVQRFGTDKVGYSFAPIILVWFVLIASIGAYNLAAHDATVLRALNPMYIVEYVRRNGKQAWLSLGGVVLCTTGTEAMFADLGHFNIKAIQLSFSFIIFPSVALCYMGQASYLHKFPQDVGDTFYKSIPAAMFWPTFIVAILAAIIASQAMLSGAFAILSKALSLGCFPRVQVVHTSKKYAGQVYIPEVNFLIGAASIIVTLAFQTTTNIGNAYGICVVMVFSITTHLMTVVMLLVWKKNIAFIAAFYVVFGATEMLYLTSILSKFAEGGYLPFCFSLVLMALMATWHYVHVCRYWYELDRIVPAAKLTALLARPDVRRVPGVGLLYSELVQGIPPVFPRLVEKMPSVHAVFVFMSIKNLPIPRVAAAERFIFRRVGPAEHRMFRCVARYGYTDQIEAAKEFSASLLDGLKLFVHEEAAFSCQHTDDNDGDGALRAAQAAAAEEEKRFIDAELERGVVYLTGEADVVAAPGSPVMKRVVVNYIYTFLRKNLSESHKALAIPKDQLLRVGITYEI, from the exons ATGTCGGTCGAACCTGCCGAGGGCGCGGAGACGCTGGCGCGCCACGACTCGCTCTACGGGGACGCCGAGAAGGTCTCCGGCGACAGGCGCCACGGCTCCGGG GCAAGCTGGAGGCAGACGGTGCTGCTGGCGTTCCAGAGCATCGGCGTGGTGTACGGCGACCTCGGCACGTCGCCGCTCTACACCTACTCCGGCACCTTCCCGGACGGCATCCGGCACCTGGACGACCTCCTCGGCGTCCTCTCCCTCATCCTCTACACCCTCATCCTCCTGCCCCTGCTCAAGTACGTCTTCATCGTCCTCTACGCCAACGACAACGGCGACGGGGGCACGTTCGCGCTCTACTCGCTCATCTCGCGGTACGCCAAGATCCGGATGATCCCCAACCAGCAGGCCGAGGACGCGTCCGTCTCCAACTACAGCATCCAGGAGCCCAGCTCCAAGACCAAGAGGGCGCAGTGGGTGAAGCAGAGGCTCGAGTCCAGCAAGGCCGCCAGGATCGCGCTCTTCACCGTCACCATCCTCGGCACCTCCATGGTCATGGGCGACGGCTCCCTCACACCCGCAATCTCCG TGCTCTCCGCGGTGAGCGGGATCAGGGAGAAGGCGCCCCACTTGACCCAAT TGCAGGTGGTGTGGATCTCGGTTGCCATCCTCTTCCTGCTCTTCTCGGTGCAGCGCTTTGGCACGGACAAGGTGGGCTACTCCTTCGCGCCCATCATCTTGGTGTGGTTCGTGCTCATCGCCAGCATCGGGGCGTACAACCTCGCCGCCCACGACGCCACCGTGCTCAGGGCCCTCAACCCCATGTACATTGTGGAGTACGTCCGGAGGAACGGCAAGCAGGCGTGGCTCTCTCTCGGGGGCGTCGTCCTCTGCACCACAG GCACGGAGGCCATGTTTGCTGACCTTGGCCATTTCAACATCAAGGCCATTCAG CTGAGCTTCAGCTTCATCATCTTCCCCTCCGTGGCGCTATGCTACATGGGTCAGGCATCCTACCTGCACAAATTCCCGCAGGACGTCGGCGACACATTCTACAAGTCTATCCCAGCGGCGATGTTCTGGCCGACGTTCATCGTGGCCATCTTGGCGGCCATCATCGCGAGCCAGGCCATGCTGTCGGGCGCGTTCGCCATCCTGTCCAAGGCGCTCTCCCTCGGCTGCTTCCCGAGGGTGCAGGTGGTGCACACCTCCAAGAAGTACGCCGGGCAGGTGTACATCCCGGAGGTCAACTTCCTCATCGGCGCCGCCAGCATAATCGTCACCCTCGCCTTCCAGACCACCACCAACATCGGCAACGCCTACGGGATATGCGTCGTCATGGTCTTCTCCATCACCACGCACCTCATGACCGTCGTCATGCTGCTCGTCTGGAAGAAGAACATCGCCTTCATCGCCGCCTTCTACGTCGTCTTCGGGGCCACCGAGATGCTCTACCTGACGTCCATCCTCTCCAAGTTCGCCGAGGGAGGCTACCTGCCCTTCTGCTTCTCCCTCGTGCTCATGGCGCTCATGGCCACCTGGCACTACGTCCACGTCTGCCGCTACTGGTACGAGCTCGACCGCATCGTGCCGGCCGCCAAGCTCACGGCGCTCTTGGCTCGCCCCGACGTGCGCCGGGTGCCCGGCGTCGGCCTGCTCTACTCGGAGCTCGTCCAGGGCATCCCTCCCGTGTTCCCGCGCCTCGTCGAGAAGATGCCGTCGGTGCACGCCGTTTTCGTCTTCATGTCCATCAAGAACCTCCCCATCCCGCGGGTGGCCGCCGCCGAGCGCTTCATCTTCCGGAGGGTCGGCCCCGCCGAGCACCGCATGTTTCGCTGCGTCGCGCGCTACGGCTACACCGACCAGATCGAGGCCGCCAAGGAGTTCTCCGCGTCTCTCCTCGACGGCCTCAAGCTGTTCGTCCATGAGGAGGCCGCCTTCTCCTGCCAGCACACCGACGACAACGACGGCGACGGCGCTCTGCGGGCCGCGCAGGCGGCGGCCGCGGAGGAGGAGAAGCGGTTCATCGACGCAGAGCTGGAACGCGGCGTGGTGTACCTGACGGGCGAGGCGGACGTGGTGGCCGCGCCGGGGTCGCCGGTGATGAAGAGGGTCGTGGTCAACTACATCTACACCTTCCTGAGGAAGAACCTCAGCGAGAGCCACAAGGCGCTCGCCATTCCCAAAGATCAGCTGCTCAGGGTCGGGATCACCTACGAGATATAG